From a region of the Enterobacter cancerogenus genome:
- the gspG gene encoding type II secretion system major pseudopilin GspG encodes MAVKRKNLARQAGFTLLELMVVIVILGVLASMVVPNLMGNKEKADSQKATSDIVALEGSLDMYKLDNHRYPTTEQGLQALVTKPEIAPIPNGYRADGYIRRLPQDPWGSDYLMVSPGEHGAVDVFSAGPDGEANTADDITNWSLDKKEK; translated from the coding sequence ATGGCTGTAAAACGTAAAAACCTGGCTCGCCAGGCGGGCTTCACATTGCTCGAATTAATGGTGGTAATTGTTATTCTCGGCGTGCTGGCGAGTATGGTGGTGCCGAACTTAATGGGCAATAAAGAGAAAGCTGACTCGCAAAAAGCGACCAGCGATATTGTCGCGCTCGAAGGCTCTCTGGATATGTATAAGCTGGATAACCACCGTTATCCGACCACCGAACAGGGCCTGCAGGCGCTGGTCACCAAACCTGAAATTGCGCCAATTCCGAACGGCTATCGCGCTGACGGCTATATTCGCCGCCTGCCGCAGGACCCGTGGGGCAGCGACTATCTGATGGTCAGCCCGGGCGAACATGGCGCGGTTGACGTATTTTCCGCAGGCCCTGACGGTGAAGCCAATACCGCAGATGATATTACTAACTGGTCTCTCGATAAAAAAGAGAAATAA
- the gspL gene encoding type II secretion system protein GspL — protein MKQVLFIRPDSRKDGKIWWCGSGSQEVGTLDSLEALATLADHPLAARVCLLLPASDMIFRHFTLPKKMASQATAFSWMAEETLIGDVDNLHWTVLHKKGREVDAVAIDATRLRHWLTRCRDAGLQVIQALPDAWLLPVSAGGSTLVSLDDNYWLRLSDHTATEVDATLVSLLMQKAGEGEICCYGDAPAGVDADTLPWVHPLVLIQPLWEKCRITLLHGEFSDAAASAKVEKSLRRAMVAMGILSLGLLLGPRVGMAWILVQQENRVQQEIVEVYQHHFPSMRQQTNIKYHFGQNLKKQRKGFFLQLDELAQIKQTVPAMEIDVLEYDSNQDALTLSVSAQNQPALQEFINQANTKFDFTLQPISKDAPYTAMITGKFK, from the coding sequence ATGAAACAGGTGCTTTTTATTCGTCCCGACAGCCGCAAGGACGGGAAAATATGGTGGTGCGGATCCGGTAGTCAGGAGGTGGGTACTCTGGACAGCCTGGAGGCGCTTGCCACCCTGGCGGATCATCCTCTGGCGGCGCGCGTCTGCCTGCTGCTGCCCGCCAGCGACATGATCTTCCGCCACTTTACGCTGCCAAAGAAGATGGCCTCGCAGGCGACGGCGTTCTCCTGGATGGCGGAAGAGACGCTGATTGGTGACGTGGATAATCTCCACTGGACGGTGCTGCACAAAAAAGGGCGCGAAGTGGATGCGGTGGCGATAGACGCCACGCGTCTGCGTCACTGGCTGACCCGCTGCCGCGACGCCGGGCTTCAGGTGATCCAGGCGCTGCCGGATGCCTGGCTGCTGCCCGTTTCAGCGGGCGGCAGTACGCTGGTTTCGCTGGACGATAACTACTGGCTGCGGCTTAGCGACCACACCGCAACGGAGGTGGATGCCACCCTCGTTTCGCTGCTGATGCAAAAAGCGGGCGAGGGGGAGATCTGCTGTTACGGCGACGCCCCTGCCGGCGTTGACGCAGACACGCTGCCCTGGGTGCACCCGCTGGTGCTGATCCAGCCCCTGTGGGAGAAATGCCGCATCACGCTTCTGCACGGCGAGTTCAGCGACGCAGCCGCCAGTGCGAAAGTGGAAAAAAGCCTCAGAAGAGCGATGGTGGCGATGGGCATTCTGTCGCTCGGCCTGCTGTTAGGGCCGCGCGTGGGGATGGCATGGATACTGGTGCAGCAGGAAAACCGCGTGCAGCAGGAGATTGTGGAGGTTTATCAGCACCACTTCCCGAGCATGCGCCAGCAAACCAACATCAAGTACCACTTTGGTCAGAATCTTAAGAAGCAGCGCAAAGGATTCTTCCTGCAGCTCGACGAGCTGGCGCAGATTAAGCAGACAGTCCCGGCGATGGAAATTGACGTGCTGGAATATGACAGCAATCAGGATGCATTAACGCTGAGCGTCAGCGCGCAAAACCAGCCAGCGTTACAGGAATTTATTAATCAGGCGAATACGAAATTTGATTTTACCTTACAGCCTATTTCGAAGGACGCGCCATACACCGCCATGATAACAGGGAAATTTAAATGA
- a CDS encoding prepilin peptidase, whose product MMTLLPIREVYPIGFAAMSTALGAIVGSFLGVVAERVPAMVLEEDGSGNLLFPASHCPDCQHALAAWENIPLVSWLLLRGRCSQCRRPIPLRLFFIELITALFFGTTAWAVPGLQDLFSLWLMAAFLLPLAMIDWRYQLLPDCLTQPLLWAGLLVHACGTGLPLRDALFGAVAGYLSLWLLYWAFRLTTGREGLGYGDFKLLAALGAWCGWQALPTIELLAALSGIIGYLVFAAQNKNTQTIAFGPYLAFAGIAVMAGQIFSVTF is encoded by the coding sequence ATGATGACGCTCCTGCCAATCCGGGAGGTTTACCCGATTGGGTTTGCGGCGATGAGTACCGCGTTAGGCGCGATAGTCGGGAGTTTTCTCGGCGTGGTGGCCGAGCGCGTCCCGGCGATGGTGCTGGAGGAGGACGGGAGCGGCAATTTGCTTTTTCCCGCCTCGCACTGCCCGGACTGTCAGCACGCCCTGGCGGCCTGGGAAAACATTCCGCTGGTAAGCTGGCTTCTGCTGCGCGGACGGTGCAGCCAGTGTCGACGCCCCATCCCGCTGCGCCTCTTTTTCATTGAACTGATTACCGCACTCTTTTTCGGCACCACCGCCTGGGCCGTTCCTGGCCTTCAGGACCTGTTTTCACTCTGGCTGATGGCGGCGTTTTTGCTGCCGTTAGCGATGATCGACTGGCGCTATCAGCTGTTGCCAGACTGCCTGACGCAGCCGCTGCTGTGGGCCGGATTGCTGGTCCATGCCTGCGGAACGGGCCTGCCGCTGCGTGATGCGCTCTTTGGCGCCGTAGCGGGGTATCTGTCGCTGTGGCTGCTGTACTGGGCGTTTCGTCTGACGACCGGCCGGGAAGGGCTGGGATACGGTGACTTTAAGCTGCTGGCGGCGCTGGGTGCCTGGTGCGGCTGGCAGGCACTGCCAACAATTGAATTACTGGCCGCGCTCAGCGGTATTATTGGGTATCTCGTATTTGCTGCGCAGAATAAAAATACCCAAACAATTGCTTTCGGACCTTATTTAGCGTTCGCCGGCATTGCCGTTATGGCAGGACAAATTTTCTCTGTCACTTTCTAA
- the gspF gene encoding type II secretion system inner membrane protein GspF, protein MAFYAWTATDAAGKSQRGTLQAEGQKQVRQWLREQKLMPVSISETREAAVAGKAKTGTKLSTPVLSMFTRQLSTLVNAALPLESALKAISKQTEDKKLAAMVVEIREKVVEGHTLFDAFSQFPRTFDKLYCTLVMAGEKTGHLGDVLEKLAEYNEQRQKMKSKLTQAMVYPITLTVVAIAVISILLVAVVPQVIEQFTHMKQQLPITTRTLIAVSDFLQAYGIYIAGGIGGGIVGFKAWVRNVKNRFRWHSWLVNGSPIKKLVCAINSARYIRTLSILQASSVPLLEGMYIAMDGIENLYARQVLEQAADTVRQGASLYAALEQAKLFPPTMLYMIASGEESGELGNLMDRAAENQESALQHRITLTLSVFEPALVVSMATIVLFIVLSILQPLLQLNNMVG, encoded by the coding sequence ATGGCCTTCTACGCATGGACGGCTACGGACGCGGCGGGCAAAAGCCAGCGCGGCACGCTGCAGGCGGAAGGGCAAAAGCAGGTTCGCCAGTGGCTACGTGAGCAAAAGCTGATGCCGGTGAGCATCAGCGAAACGCGCGAAGCGGCGGTGGCCGGAAAAGCCAAAACCGGGACGAAGCTTTCCACGCCGGTGCTGTCGATGTTCACCCGTCAGCTTTCGACGCTGGTCAACGCGGCGCTGCCGCTGGAGAGCGCGCTCAAAGCGATTTCCAAACAGACGGAAGACAAAAAGCTGGCGGCGATGGTGGTGGAGATCCGCGAGAAGGTGGTGGAAGGGCATACGCTGTTTGACGCATTCAGCCAGTTCCCGCGCACCTTCGACAAGCTTTACTGCACCCTGGTGATGGCCGGTGAAAAAACCGGTCACCTGGGCGACGTGCTGGAAAAGCTGGCCGAGTACAACGAGCAGCGTCAGAAGATGAAAAGCAAGCTGACGCAGGCGATGGTCTACCCGATCACCCTGACGGTGGTCGCCATCGCGGTGATCAGCATTCTGCTGGTGGCGGTGGTGCCGCAGGTGATCGAACAGTTCACCCACATGAAGCAGCAGCTGCCGATCACCACCCGCACGCTGATTGCAGTGAGCGATTTTTTGCAGGCTTACGGTATTTATATCGCGGGCGGCATCGGCGGGGGGATTGTCGGCTTCAAAGCCTGGGTCAGAAACGTCAAAAATCGTTTTCGCTGGCACAGCTGGCTGGTTAACGGTTCGCCGATTAAAAAGCTGGTCTGCGCCATTAACAGCGCGCGCTATATCCGCACGCTGAGCATCCTGCAGGCCAGTAGCGTCCCGCTGCTGGAAGGGATGTACATCGCGATGGACGGGATTGAAAACCTCTATGCCCGGCAGGTGCTGGAGCAGGCGGCGGATACCGTACGTCAGGGGGCCTCGCTGTATGCCGCGCTGGAACAGGCGAAGCTTTTTCCGCCGACCATGCTGTATATGATCGCCTCCGGTGAGGAGAGCGGCGAATTAGGCAATTTGATGGACCGCGCGGCGGAAAACCAGGAGTCGGCGCTGCAGCATCGAATTACGTTAACACTGTCGGTATTTGAACCGGCGCTGGTGGTCAGTATGGCGACAATTGTTTTATTCATTGTGCTGTCCATATTACAACCGCTTCTGCAACTTAATAACATGGTAGGGTAA
- the gspM gene encoding type II secretion system protein GspM, with product MKERIAQLKSRYQNYSAREKTLFKAGAITLFCAVVYYAGVTPLDNIIQNSRSTLARQQETLNWMRTEIDKNHLQVQQIKTNNPRSVIESSAHEIDLSLTELHQDGQSLAFVVPRVNVYELKNWLREINQTSGVRLEKMTLKPVDHLSDVRAEIQLTWKKNA from the coding sequence ATGAAAGAGCGAATTGCGCAGCTGAAATCACGTTATCAAAACTATTCAGCTCGCGAAAAAACATTATTTAAGGCCGGAGCGATAACCCTGTTCTGCGCCGTGGTTTATTATGCAGGAGTTACCCCGTTGGATAATATTATTCAAAATAGCCGATCAACGCTGGCGCGCCAGCAGGAAACGCTGAACTGGATGCGCACTGAAATTGATAAAAACCATCTTCAGGTGCAGCAGATTAAAACCAATAATCCCCGCAGCGTAATTGAAAGCAGCGCGCATGAGATTGATCTCTCCCTGACGGAGCTGCATCAGGATGGGCAGTCGCTGGCGTTTGTGGTGCCCCGGGTGAACGTGTATGAGCTTAAAAACTGGCTGCGGGAAATCAACCAGACCTCCGGCGTCCGGCTGGAAAAGATGACGCTGAAACCTGTCGATCATCTTAGCGACGTGCGGGCAGAGATTCAGCTTACCTGGAAAAAGAACGCATGA
- the gspJ gene encoding type II secretion system minor pseudopilin GspJ, whose product MNNTRRQRGFTLLEIMIALTIFAVISTLAWQILDGAMRTSSATDASAAKLNQLQRAWSLMERDFFQLQARAPRNEPDLFRQDDNGLEMTTLNGVSGTVQLERVRWRLEEGRLYRDVWPAIDGPADVKPEAVPIVNEVKSLEWRFYRNGWLKSWTDAGHQPDGVEATLTMENGDTWRWVFTTPGDLPAPQVAPKEGGETPAPTGDKVPANGATPPVAPQPVPGSKP is encoded by the coding sequence GTGAACAACACGCGACGCCAGCGCGGTTTTACCCTGCTGGAGATCATGATTGCCCTGACCATCTTTGCGGTGATCAGCACGCTGGCCTGGCAAATTCTCGACGGTGCCATGCGGACCAGCTCCGCGACCGACGCCAGTGCGGCAAAGCTTAACCAGCTCCAGCGCGCCTGGAGCCTGATGGAGCGCGACTTCTTTCAGCTTCAGGCGCGCGCGCCGCGCAACGAGCCGGATCTGTTTCGCCAGGATGACAACGGCCTGGAGATGACCACGCTCAACGGCGTGAGCGGCACGGTTCAGCTGGAACGCGTGCGCTGGCGGCTGGAGGAGGGGCGGCTGTATCGCGACGTCTGGCCCGCGATTGACGGCCCGGCGGACGTCAAGCCGGAAGCGGTGCCGATCGTCAACGAGGTGAAATCCCTGGAGTGGCGCTTCTACCGCAACGGCTGGCTGAAAAGCTGGACGGATGCAGGCCATCAGCCTGATGGCGTGGAGGCGACGCTGACAATGGAGAATGGCGATACCTGGCGCTGGGTGTTTACTACCCCGGGGGATCTGCCTGCGCCACAAGTCGCGCCAAAAGAGGGCGGCGAAACGCCTGCTCCGACAGGTGACAAGGTTCCTGCAAACGGCGCAACGCCGCCGGTCGCGCCACAGCCTGTGCCCGGGAGCAAACCATGA
- the gspH gene encoding type II secretion system minor pseudopilin GspH translates to MNKQRGFTLLEIILALVIFASCAMMVVSTIPSRSGADIFGQQLKALVDYGSDRAVMDGNIVGLVITADKYQLVTLDVKSAEQRWVPLTAGRITTKGDFPEEMHVSLSPQRLAATIDADPQIVFLPDGEIGRFTLSLQSYDKQHRFRVVSQGAAPVSVENDD, encoded by the coding sequence ATGAATAAGCAACGCGGGTTTACGCTGCTGGAAATTATTCTGGCGCTGGTGATATTTGCCAGTTGCGCCATGATGGTGGTGTCGACAATACCTTCACGTAGCGGTGCGGATATATTTGGCCAGCAGTTAAAAGCCCTCGTTGATTATGGTTCTGACCGTGCGGTGATGGATGGAAATATCGTTGGGTTAGTGATTACCGCGGATAAATACCAGCTGGTGACGCTTGACGTTAAAAGCGCAGAACAGCGCTGGGTGCCGTTAACCGCAGGGCGTATTACGACCAAAGGTGATTTCCCCGAAGAGATGCACGTTTCTCTGTCGCCGCAGCGTCTGGCCGCCACGATCGATGCCGATCCGCAGATTGTGTTTTTACCTGACGGCGAGATTGGCCGCTTCACGCTGTCGCTGCAAAGTTATGACAAGCAGCACCGCTTCCGCGTGGTGTCGCAGGGTGCCGCTCCGGTATCGGTAGAGAACGATGACTAA
- a CDS encoding glycosyl hydrolase family 18 protein, with the protein MKFLKPKYLALFVAAATSSVFAAAPGTPSLTSGNDKFALVEVDQAAQDYNSLLKVHKDGVDVKVEWNVWSGDAPTSAKVLLDGKTVWTGAGSTAGSATFKVKKGGRYQEQVELCNDSGCTKSASKLIIVADTDGAHLLPLTTTLQENNKAFATHTNKVVAAYFPEWGVYDRGFPVDKIPVDNLNHIIYGFIPMCGDNINASAASSGALESLKRACAGRQDYTVAIHDPWAALQMPQKGVTNWDDPYKGTYGQMMALKKAHPGLKILPSIGGWTLSDPFFQLHDKVLRDRFVGSVKEFLQTWKFYDGVDIDWEFPGGGGENATLGNPQVDKETYTLLMHDLRQMLNGLSAETGRQYELTSAIGSGWDKIEDVDYKAAQQYMDYIFLMSYDFYGAWSNTDLGHQTALYAPSYKPDTAYTTDNAVKAMLAQGVQPGKIVVGAAMYGRGWTGVHGYTGDNPFTGTATGAIKGTWENGIVDYRNIVNDMKGKPGWEYKYDTTAEAPYLFNKSTGELVTYDDARSVNAKGKYVLNKDLGGLFAWSIESDNGDILNAMNESLLGSSSGSDEPVVTNHAPVASASDVTVTGPATVTLDGSASTDPDGDALTYKWTQISGSTVTLTNSTSKKATFNVPAVTSNQSMAFRLTVKDPKGLTSTADVQVVNKAPKANQAPVINQMENVTLEAGQSLSLHAQAADPDGDALTYSWSIPADMNATGTDTANATITAPEVSSESSYTLSVVVSDGKTSVQSNVQVTVTPKAAPAPADEDTNPSDEGTTPADEGTTPSDEGTTPADEGTTPADEGSATGSCDAPVDANASKYAAWSASTVYNGGDTVSSDNLVWKAKYWTQGDKPGFGSEAWELVSNVKFNWRAEVVYNGGETTTYQGSVYRAKWWTQGDKPGNSDVWVKEGAATDCK; encoded by the coding sequence ATGAAATTTTTGAAGCCTAAATATCTGGCGCTCTTTGTTGCTGCCGCAACAAGCTCAGTATTTGCAGCTGCTCCGGGCACACCGTCTCTTACCAGCGGCAACGACAAATTTGCGCTGGTTGAAGTTGACCAGGCCGCACAGGACTACAACAGCCTGCTTAAAGTCCACAAAGACGGCGTAGACGTGAAAGTTGAGTGGAACGTCTGGAGCGGCGATGCGCCTACCTCTGCGAAAGTTCTGCTGGACGGCAAAACCGTCTGGACCGGTGCAGGCAGCACCGCAGGCTCTGCGACCTTTAAAGTGAAAAAAGGCGGCCGTTATCAGGAGCAGGTTGAACTCTGTAACGACAGCGGTTGCACCAAAAGCGCCAGCAAGTTGATCATCGTTGCGGATACCGACGGTGCCCACCTGCTGCCGCTTACCACGACGCTGCAGGAAAACAACAAAGCCTTCGCCACCCACACTAACAAAGTGGTTGCCGCCTACTTCCCTGAGTGGGGCGTGTACGATCGTGGTTTCCCGGTTGATAAAATCCCGGTTGATAACCTGAACCACATCATTTACGGCTTCATCCCAATGTGTGGCGACAACATTAACGCCAGCGCGGCTTCTTCCGGCGCCCTGGAATCCCTGAAGCGCGCGTGTGCTGGCCGCCAGGACTACACCGTGGCGATCCACGATCCGTGGGCTGCGCTGCAGATGCCACAGAAAGGCGTGACCAACTGGGACGACCCGTACAAAGGGACCTACGGTCAGATGATGGCGCTGAAAAAAGCGCATCCGGGCCTGAAAATTCTGCCATCCATCGGTGGCTGGACACTTTCTGACCCGTTCTTCCAGCTGCACGACAAAGTGCTGCGTGACCGTTTCGTTGGCTCCGTTAAAGAATTCCTGCAGACCTGGAAATTCTACGACGGCGTGGATATCGACTGGGAATTCCCTGGCGGCGGCGGTGAGAACGCGACCCTCGGCAACCCACAGGTTGATAAAGAGACCTACACCCTGCTGATGCACGATCTGCGCCAGATGCTGAACGGCCTCTCCGCTGAAACCGGTCGTCAGTACGAGCTGACCTCTGCTATCGGCTCCGGCTGGGACAAAATTGAAGACGTAGACTACAAAGCTGCTCAGCAGTACATGGACTACATCTTCCTGATGAGCTACGACTTCTACGGCGCGTGGAGCAACACCGACCTGGGCCACCAGACGGCGCTGTATGCACCGTCCTACAAGCCTGACACAGCGTACACCACCGACAACGCGGTTAAAGCGATGCTGGCGCAGGGCGTACAGCCAGGCAAGATCGTGGTGGGTGCGGCAATGTATGGCCGCGGCTGGACGGGCGTTCACGGTTACACCGGCGACAATCCGTTCACCGGCACTGCAACCGGCGCAATCAAAGGCACGTGGGAAAACGGCATCGTTGACTACCGCAACATCGTAAACGACATGAAGGGCAAACCAGGCTGGGAGTACAAATACGATACTACCGCTGAAGCGCCATACCTGTTCAACAAGTCTACCGGCGAGCTGGTGACGTACGATGACGCGCGTTCCGTTAACGCTAAAGGTAAGTATGTCCTGAACAAAGATCTCGGCGGCCTGTTCGCATGGTCCATCGAATCTGACAACGGCGACATCCTGAACGCCATGAACGAAAGCCTGCTGGGCAGCTCTTCCGGTTCCGATGAACCTGTGGTGACCAACCATGCGCCAGTGGCTTCTGCGTCTGACGTGACCGTGACAGGCCCGGCAACCGTGACGCTGGACGGCTCTGCCTCCACCGATCCGGACGGCGATGCGCTGACCTACAAATGGACCCAGATTTCTGGTTCTACGGTCACGCTGACCAACAGCACCAGCAAGAAAGCGACCTTCAACGTCCCTGCGGTGACCAGCAACCAGTCCATGGCCTTCCGCCTGACGGTGAAAGATCCGAAAGGCCTGACCAGCACTGCTGACGTTCAGGTTGTGAACAAAGCGCCTAAAGCGAACCAGGCACCGGTGATCAACCAGATGGAAAACGTGACCCTGGAAGCGGGCCAGTCTCTGTCCCTGCACGCTCAGGCTGCGGATCCGGACGGCGATGCACTGACCTACTCCTGGAGCATTCCGGCTGATATGAACGCGACCGGTACCGACACCGCGAACGCCACTATCACCGCGCCAGAAGTGAGCTCTGAATCGTCTTACACCCTGAGCGTTGTCGTCTCTGACGGCAAAACCAGCGTGCAGTCAAACGTCCAGGTCACCGTAACGCCTAAAGCCGCTCCGGCTCCGGCGGATGAAGATACCAACCCGTCTGACGAAGGCACCACGCCAGCTGACGAAGGGACGACCCCATCTGATGAAGGTACTACGCCAGCAGATGAAGGGACGACCCCGGCAGACGAAGGTTCCGCAACCGGCAGCTGTGATGCACCTGTTGATGCCAATGCCAGCAAATATGCAGCATGGAGCGCAAGCACCGTGTACAACGGCGGCGATACCGTCAGTTCTGACAACCTGGTCTGGAAAGCGAAGTACTGGACTCAGGGCGACAAACCTGGCTTCGGTTCAGAAGCCTGGGAACTGGTCAGCAACGTGAAGTTCAACTGGCGTGCGGAAGTCGTTTATAACGGCGGCGAAACCACTACCTACCAGGGTTCTGTATACCGTGCGAAATGGTGGACGCAGGGCGACAAACCTGGCAACAGCGATGTATGGGTGAAAGAAGGCGCAGCAACAGACTGCAAATAA
- the gspI gene encoding type II secretion system minor pseudopilin GspI: protein MTKGKRTQKGMTLLEVMVALVIFSTAALALMNSVSLNVRFTQGLGETLQASWVAENQLAEAQLTRSDFPDAEQQGTETMGGRSWNWRKQRIKKADGVWANEIRVYAEGDESQPAITLQIIPPGEIK from the coding sequence ATGACTAAAGGCAAGAGAACGCAAAAGGGGATGACCCTGCTGGAGGTGATGGTCGCGCTGGTCATCTTCTCTACCGCCGCGCTGGCGCTGATGAACTCGGTGTCGCTTAACGTGCGTTTCACCCAGGGTCTGGGCGAAACGCTGCAGGCCAGCTGGGTGGCGGAAAACCAGTTAGCGGAAGCGCAGCTCACGCGATCCGATTTCCCCGACGCCGAACAGCAGGGAACCGAGACCATGGGCGGGCGCAGCTGGAACTGGCGCAAGCAGCGTATCAAGAAGGCCGATGGTGTATGGGCCAATGAGATCCGCGTCTATGCCGAAGGCGACGAAAGCCAGCCGGCCATCACGCTGCAGATTATTCCGCCGGGAGAGATCAAGTGA
- the gspK gene encoding type II secretion system minor pseudopilin GspK has protein sequence MNRIAKQKGVALLVVLILLVMMSALAAKISQQFCRNLQKTHYQVGQQQIRWAIQAQEKEIKDRLQTDASGESKALAPDGDWHQPLETQGDDYTVVGQVEDAQDCFNVNTLLAAEKTPAATDAAAVPEKPRREKSLEQLLTESGLSQANAEEVYQQLVDYLDGDATTMKEGAESDAWAGVIPARQPANQMMRTIAEIKQLPAFPAAAWPKVSKLLCALPDTATKVDINTLDPARAAVVAALFPGKLTEEEARRLIEARPEEGWESMETFSKALEQNFPQLKDDLPQVAELIAINSRYFRVNYTGNTDELTLRVVSQLQVNNEAGEIVTWQRRYRMIE, from the coding sequence ATGAATCGCATCGCTAAACAGAAAGGGGTTGCGCTGCTGGTGGTGCTGATCCTGCTGGTGATGATGTCGGCGCTCGCCGCCAAAATCAGCCAGCAGTTCTGCCGCAACCTGCAAAAAACCCATTATCAGGTGGGCCAGCAGCAGATCCGCTGGGCCATTCAGGCGCAGGAAAAAGAGATAAAAGACCGTTTGCAGACCGATGCGAGCGGCGAAAGTAAAGCGCTGGCACCCGACGGTGACTGGCATCAGCCGCTGGAAACCCAGGGCGATGACTACACCGTGGTGGGCCAGGTCGAGGACGCGCAGGACTGCTTTAACGTCAATACCCTGCTGGCGGCGGAGAAAACCCCCGCCGCGACGGATGCGGCCGCCGTGCCGGAAAAACCGCGCAGAGAGAAGAGCCTTGAGCAACTCCTCACCGAAAGCGGCTTAAGCCAGGCGAACGCCGAAGAGGTGTATCAGCAGCTGGTGGATTATCTCGACGGTGACGCGACCACGATGAAAGAGGGCGCGGAGAGCGACGCCTGGGCTGGGGTGATACCCGCCCGGCAACCGGCAAACCAGATGATGCGCACCATTGCGGAAATAAAGCAGCTGCCGGCGTTTCCTGCCGCCGCGTGGCCAAAGGTCAGCAAACTGCTCTGTGCGCTGCCGGATACGGCCACCAAAGTGGACATCAACACCCTTGATCCGGCGCGGGCTGCGGTAGTCGCGGCGCTCTTCCCCGGGAAATTAACCGAAGAAGAGGCCCGGCGTCTGATTGAGGCCCGTCCGGAAGAGGGATGGGAAAGCATGGAAACGTTCAGCAAAGCGCTGGAACAGAATTTTCCGCAGCTAAAAGATGATTTGCCCCAGGTGGCTGAACTGATAGCCATTAATAGCCGATATTTCCGCGTCAACTATACCGGCAACACTGACGAGCTAACGCTTCGCGTGGTGAGCCAGCTTCAGGTCAATAACGAAGCCGGTGAGATCGTGACGTGGCAACGTCGTTACCGAATGATTGAATAA